One Mastacembelus armatus chromosome 10, fMasArm1.2, whole genome shotgun sequence DNA window includes the following coding sequences:
- the LOC113144301 gene encoding mitogen-activated protein kinase kinase kinase kinase 4 isoform X7, translating to MSANNKLLTAMSRENTTRSLDNIDLAALRDPAGIFELVEVVGNGTYGQVYKGRHVKTGQLAAIKVMEVTEEEEEEIKLEINMLKSYSHHRNIATYYGAFIKKSPAGQDHQLWLVMEYCGAGSVTDLVKKTKGNCLKEDWIAYICREVLRGLSHLHSHHVIHRDIKGQNVLLTENAEVKLVDFGVSAQLDRTIGRRNTFIGTPYWMAPEVIACDENPEATYDYRSDLWSLGITALEMAEGAPPLCDMHPMRALFLIPRNPPPKLKSKKWIFLDKT from the exons ATGTCTGCCAATAATAAGCTCCTGACAGCAATGTCGAGAGAAAACACCACTCGGAGTTTGGACAACATCGACCTCGCTGCTTTGAGA gATCCAGCAGGCATCTTTGAATTAGTGGAGGTCGTTGGCAATGGAACCTATGGTCAGGTGTACAAA GGTCGCCATGTCAAGACAGGCCAACTGGCAGCTATTAAAGTCATGGAAGTCACAGAG gaggaagaagaggagataAAGCTAGAGATCAACATGTTGAAGAGTTATTCCCACCACAGGAACATTGCTACTTATTATGGAGCTTTTATTAAGAAAAGTCCTGCTGGACAGGACCACCAACTATGG TTGGTGATGGAGTACTGTGGAGCTGGTTCAGTTACAGACCTGGTAAAGAAGACCAAGGGAAATTGTCTGAAAGAGGACTGGATAGCTTACATCTGCCGAGAGGTGCTGAGG GGTCTTTCCCATCTTCACTCccatcatgtgattcacagagaCATTAAGGGACAGAATGTTTTGCTCACAGAGAATGCTGAAGTCAAACTGG TTGACTTTGGAGTGTCGGCTCAGCTGGACAGGACCATTGGTCGAAGGAACACCTTCATTGGTACTCCCTACTGGATGGCTCCGGAGGTCATTGCTTGTGATGAGAACCCTGAGGCCACATATGACTACAGG AGTGACCTCTGGTCCTTAGGCATCACTGCTTTAGAGATGGCTGAAGGAGCCCCTC CTCTGTGTGACATGCATCCAATGAGAGCATTGTTTTTAATTCCACGAAACCCTCCACCCAAGCTTAAATCAAAGAAATG GATTTTCCTTGATAAAACTTAA